The genomic DNA CCGGTGCCGGCTCGTTTCGGCATCCGCCACCGAGGAGTGCAAACCGTCGCCGTCGAGCGACGGAGAAGTCGGTTTCCGGTCCGAGCCGTGCCCTGTGTGTGCCGTGTCGCATGTCGCCGCGCCCGCGGCGGCGGTCAGTCCTCCTCGTGGCACTCAGAGGATTCTTGCTCGCGGCACTCGAAGACGGACAGGGACTGCTCGACCTGGTGCGGAGTGAGCGGTGGCTCGGGCAGCTCGTGGGCCCCCTGGGGGCGGAACGCGTCGAGCATCAGGTGGAGGTGGCGGCGCCAGGCGTTGGGGGCGACGGTGCGGGTCGCCTGGATGATGCCTGCCTGGGACCAGATCACGAAGGCGAGGTCTTCCGGAGTGACGTCGTCGCGGAGCACACCCTGCTGACGGGCATTGCGGAAGAGCTGAGCGGACAGTTCCTGCGAGCGCTCATTGGCTTGCCCGCAGACCGCCCGGGTGGGCAACCGGGAGGAAATCAGGTCGTTAAAAGCGCGGTCACACGCCTGAAGTTCGCAGAGCCTCTCCAGGTAATAGCAGAACCCCTCCCAGGCGTCATCCATGGCGACGGCCGCTTCGGCGGCGTCGAGCAGATGGGCGAACTTCGCGGCGAAGAGCTCTTCGACCAGGGCGAGCCGGCTAGGGAAGTGCCGGTAGAGCGTTCCGATGGCGACGCCCGCCTGCCGGGCGACGCCCTCCAGGGACGCACCCAGGCCCTGCACCGCGAAGGCCTCGCGGGCGGCGGCCACAATCGCGTCCCGATTGCGCTGCGCATCACGGCGCAGCGTTTTGGCCGGAGCCTCGGGCGCGGGGAGGACCTGTTGCTGGCTCATGAGCCCAGACTAACATGAGGGCCCCCTCGAAATCGGAGTTGTGGCCTTAGACCGCAAGCTGCGGGTGCCGATTTACTCCGGTTATTTGGCGGAATTGGTGCAGTTGCCGCCTTCTCCGCGTTGAACCACTTCACAGTTCCGGTAGCCATGTCTTGCCTTCCAGCCGATGAACGCCCCCCACAACGTGCGGAAGGCAGAGGTGATCGCCCTGGTTCCTGCGGCACAGCACAGCAGAACGCCCACGCCGAAGACGTGGGCGAAGGGGAACTTCCGAACCATGACAGCTGACGCAGACGCCACACGCCCACACACCCTGTCACCAGAGGAAATGACCACGCGTCACACCCAGCTGCGATGTGCCGGCGGCCCGCCGGTACGGCGGACACACCCCCTCAGGCCGCGGGCGGACCGGACGCTTCTGCGGCACGGCGGTATTCGGCGTTGATGCGCTGGGCTTCTTCGAGCTGGTCTTCGAGGATGACGATCCGGCACGCGGCCTCGATGGGAGTGCCCTGGTCGACGAGCTCCCGGGCGCGGGCGGCGATGCGCAGTTGGTAACGGGAGTAGCGGCGGTGTCCGCCCTCGGAGCGCAGCGGGGTGATCAGGCGGGCTTCGCCGATGGCGCGGAGGAAGCCCTGGGTGGCGCCGAGCATCTCGGCGGCCCGACCCATGGTGTAGGCGGGGTAGTCGTCGTCGTCGAGACGGCCGAACGAGTCGTCTGCTGTCATTGCACCTCTCTGTGGAACACGCTGGAGGGGCCCTGGTGCCATGTGGCACCAGGGCCCCGAAGGAACTTCTACACCATCTGCCGGCCCTGGTACTGCGCCGGCCTTCTTGATCCGCACCAACTCACGGGGGATGAGAGCGTGTGCGGGGATCGCGGTTGCTTGACCGGAGACCACCTCACTATCGATGTCCTGCGGTACCCGGGCTCAGACTCCGCCCGGGCGATCCTGATGGCGCCTGGCTCCTCCGTTCTTTCCCTCTGGGATCAATCACTTACCTACTGCTGGTACTGCTCTCCTGCGTACAGCTGTGCGGCCCGTGACAGCGCCACTCTTCGGCAGCCAGCCCCGTCGCCCGTCCTGCGTCTGCTCTGGCTTAGAACCCCACTGCCGAACCTCCCGGTGCGCGCGTCCGCAGCCGACGCCTTCGCCGAGGTGCTGCTCACTGACTTCACTGCTGGGTACCGCGCACTGCACTTACTGGTACTGCCACTGCGGTTACCGCTCGTGGCGGCCCCTGATCACTGCGGGCCACCCGGTCCGGTCGTCAGCGCCGTCGCCGTCCTGCAACCGCTCTGGCTTCGGAACTCCACCACCGCACCGTCCTGCGCACTGCAACTGCGTGTACTGCTGCCCGCCAGTTCGTCCCTGCCGGACCCTGTTGATCTCGGCTACGAGAGAAACCATAACCACGCCACCACTCAATGTCTACTCCAGCCAACATAGATTTTTGAGTGTTCGACAGTGAGGTAATCGCCCTCGAACGGAGCAGGGCAGGGTCAACGGACCCCGGACCGGGCGCTGGTGCCGGAAGTTCCGGGCGTTCCTGCACGGCCGGGGATGGACGGCGCACGCCAAGGGGTCGAAGGCGTTGTTCGATCACTCGGGAGGGCTGGCCGTCCCTGCCCAGCGGCGCCGCCGGTGCTTATTGTGAAAGCACATGATCGACGTGGCGTCGTGGGCAGGTGGCATCGTGAACGTATCCGGGGTGGACTACGAGGCGGTATTCCAGGTCCTGCCGAGCGCGGTGGCCCTGTTCACCACGGACCTGGTGTACGTCGACGTCAATGAGGCGTTCCTGAGCAGCATGGGGCGTACCCGCGAGCAGGTGGTAGGGCGCTACCTGTGGGCTGCCTTCCCCGACGATCCCGAGGATGCCGTCGTGACCGGCATGCGCAAGCTGCGGGACTCGTTGCGGTGGGTGGCTGCCACCGGGGAGCGCGACGCCATGACGCTGCACCGCTACGACGTGGAGTACCCGGATCGGCCCGGGGTGTGGGAGGAGCGGTACTGGAGTCCGGTCAACGTCCCTGTCTTCGGCCCGGACGGGCGGGTGGCGCTGCTGCTGCACCGGGAGGAGGACATCACCGAGCTGATCCGCACCCTCACCGACCGAGGCACCGGTGACCGGCCGACGGTACTGGAAGCCGAGCTGTACACCCGGGCCGGGGAACTGCAGGGGGTCAACGAACGGCTGCGCGAGACCCACGCCTACGAACACGAAGTCGCTCTGAGGCTGCAAGAAGCGATGCTGCCCGCCCCCGGGCCTGTGAGGCATCACCGCGCGGCAGTGCGCTACCGCCCGGCGGTCGGGGGGGCTGAACGTGTGCGGGGACTGGTACGACCTCGTCGAACTGCCTGGCGACCGCGTCGCGGTGGCCGTCGGCGACGTCGTCGGTTGCGGCCTGGCCGCCGCTGCCGTCATGGGCCAGCTGCGTAGCGCCCTCAGCGCCGCTTCCCTCGTTGCTGACGGTCCCGCCCAGGCCCTGGAAGCCCTCGGCCTGTACGCCCGCTCGGTCGACGGCGCGGAATCGACAACAGCCATTTTGGCCATCGTCGACGGCACCAACCACACCATCGCCTACAGCAGCTCCGGCCACCCTCCACCGGCCCTGCTGCACCCCGACGGCACCGTGGACTTCCTCGACCAGGCCACCGACCCCCCACTCGGCGCCCGCCCCGAACACGCCCCCCGCCCCCAGGCCGAGACCACGTTCACCGAAGGGGCCACCCTTGTCCTGTACACCGACGGACTGATCGAACGCCGCCACGAGGACATCGACGCCGGCCTGACCCGGCTCGCCGACTCCCTCACACGCCACCAGGATGCCGACCCTGAAACGCTCGCCGACGCCCTCCTGGCCGACCTGACCCCACCAGCCGAGGCCACCGACGACACCGCCCTGGTCATCCTCCGCCTGTGACAGAGACGGCCAATGTTCTGCAACGGGCGCTCGCTGACGCGCAACGGCACCCCACTGACATGACAGTGGTACGGCGCCTGGCCGACGAGATGGTCGCGGCCGGCGCGAAACTGGCCACCGCACTCGAACTCGCCCCGGCCTACCTGCCCCACCGAAAAGTCGCCGACACGCCCGATACACGTACGACATCGGCTGCGACAAAGTCCATCAGAGTACGAAACCCTCGGCCTCACCGACGAAGGACATCTGACCTCGTTGGCGTGCAACAGGCGGTCGGTACCGAAGAGCTGGCTGTTCGTCACCCGGCCGCCGGGTCCTGCTCGGCCCAGATCGTCTTGCCGGTCTCCTCGTAGCGCGTGCCCCAGTGCTGGGCGAGGGAAGCGACGATGAACAGCCCGCGGCCCCCTTCGTCCTGAAGCCGGGCGTGGCGCAGGTGCGGAACCGTGTCAGCATCATCGGAGACCTCCGTGGACAAGGCGCGGTCCAGGATGAGGCGCAGCCTGATGGGCCCCTGGGCGTGGCGGATGACGTTGGTGGCCAGTTCGCTGACGATGAGGTCCGTGGTGGGGATGTGGTCGTCCAGGTCCCATCGCGTCAGGCACTCGCGGGCCGCGTGCCGGGCGTCGCTCACCGATTGGGCCTCGGCCGGGAAGATCCAGCTGCCGACGCGCGCGGGGGCGAGGCTGTGGGTCCTGGCCACCAGCAGGGCCGCTCCGTCCTGGAAGGGCTTGCGCAGCACCGTGTAGGCGATGGTGTCGCACACCTCTGCGGGGGCGACCGGGCGCGCCACCGCTTCGCGGATCCGGCTTAGGCGCTCGTCGGCCTCCGAGGGGTAGCGTCCGGAGACGCTGTCGGAGTAGAAGGTCAGCAGAGTGCCCTCCGGCAGTTCGCGTTCGCTCATCTCGTACGGGGCTCCGTGGCTCAGGGGCGCTCCTCGAGGAACCCCGAACTCGGTGACGGTTCCGTTGGGATGGGTGAGCAGCGGACCGTCCTGCCCTGCTGCGGCGACGGCGCAACGCCGGGTAACCGGATCGTACGCCGCGTACACGCAGTTGGCGGTGAGCGGCGGCCTGGCCTGGTGGAGAGTCCGTGGGTCGGCGCTGCGCTCGTGCGCCATCCGCTGGACCACGTCGTCGAGGTGGACGAGCAGTTCGTCCGGGGGCAGCTCCAGGCCGGCGAGCGTGGCGGCGGCGCTTCGCAGCCGACCCATCGTGGCGGAGGCATCGAGGCCCTCGCCGGGGACGAAGCCGATGACGAGGGCGACGCGCGCACACGCGAGTGGGATGACGTCGAACCAGTGCGCGCCGTACCGGCCAGGGAAGTAGCAGTGCGAGGAGTCCACGGCCGAGGTGGTGGGGGGCGCGTGAGGGAGGAGGCTCAGTTGCAGGGTGGTCGCGATGGCGTGCTCGCGGGTGAAGCGCCGGGCGTTGTCGATGCACAGCGCGGTGCGGCTGGCCAGCTGGGTGGCCAGTGCGAGGTCCTCCTCGTCAAAGGGGTCGGGACGGGAGCGGTCACGGTAGAAGCTGACCAGGCCCATGACCAGCCCGTGCACGCGGGGCGACGATGAGCGAGTGGATGCCGGCCCGGGCGATGTACTCCGCCCGCGCCGGGTCGTGGGCAAGCCACGCGCCCGCCTTGTTCACTGGATCCACCAGACGCGGACGCAGGTCGGCCAGAGCCTGTGTGTAAGGGGTGGGGAACGCGTAGTAGCTGGCTGCTCCCACGGGATAGGCCCCGTACTGCCCTTCGCGCGCTCGGAAGGCAGCCCGCCGCATGGGCAGGCTGCTCCTCACAGGGCTGAGAGGGGCGTCACCAGTAAGGACGGACTCGAGCAGGTCCACGGCCACGGCGTCGGCAAATTCGGGGAAGACCACCTCGGCAAGCTCCTGAGCAGTCCGCAGTGAGTCGAGGGTGTTGCCGATTCGAGCGCGGGCGGTGCTCAGCAGTTCCAGCCCCCGGCGGTTCTTCATGGAGACGGAGACGTCGTGGATCATTCCCGCGGCGCCGACGATTCGGTGGGAGCCGTCCTGCAGCCGGTAGCCGGTCACCGAGTAGTCGTGCCGGTGCTCGGGGTCGGCCCCCGTGTATCCGACGACGTGCTGGTCGCGGACGGTATCGCTCCCCAGTGCCTCACGGATCACCGCCGACATCGGGATGCCGGTGTCCAGGTCTGCAAGGGGGGTGCCTACCACCGAGCTGCGAGGAAGGCCACGCATGCCCAGCGCCGCGGGATTGGCCCGCAGCACCAGCAGGTCCGTGTCGTAGACCTCGAGCCCCGCCTCGGCCTGCTCGAACAGGGCCTTCTCGAACCATTCCCCGCGGCCGGGGCTCATGAGCCCGTGCGGAGGCGGGCCGTGGCTCCTGTGTCCCTCCGGGGCCCGCGACACAGGCGGCACGTGGCTGTCGGGCCAGCACAACCCGTGGCGGGACCGGCATCCCTCAGGCTCCTGGCGCCCGGCGTCCGCAGGACAGATGCCCGGTACCGCCGTGGGCAGGGTCGCGGGCGTGGGCCTGGGTCTGCGACGGGCCGGCTGGTCGGCTTGTTCCCGCAGCTCCAACGTGATGACCTGGTGTTCACCCGTCGAGTGAAAATGGCCATGTGCTGCCTCGGCTCTTGTTTCGCGGGCAGTCCCGCCGTAAGTACGACATTCCTTTGGACCAAGCCGCGCCTTTTACCATCAATGCACCACAGGGGTGAACGCGCCAGCTGGTCGCACAGTTCGCTCCTTGTTCCCCCAATGCAGAGCGTTCAGCGGCCCTACGCAATGGCCTCCTCGCTTGCGAGTGCCTTGGGGATCTGTGAGCTTGCGGTACGGCCCGGCTGGCAAGGTCGGGGCGTCAGCGCCCGCATCCCTGCGCCGCGCTCCCCGGCCACAGAGCGGATCGCATGCCCGGTTGCGCCGCCAATACTCAAGAGACTCGTTAGATCTGGCAAGTCGCGTGCAGGCCGCTGATCTCGAAGAACCTGACTATCCGGCCGTGGATGCACGTGATACGCAGTGAGCCATCGTGTTCACGGATGCGTTTCGTGATCGCCACGATCATGCCCAGTCCCAAGGAGCGGCCGGTTTCGGGTGAAGAGGCGAACCCACAGCCGAGCCGGACGGCGAATGGCTCCGACGGCAGTGTCTTCGGCCGTCGGAGCCCTGGGTGTGTCCCGCCGGGATCCGTCAGGTGGTGGTCGCCGGGTGCGGGTCGCCGAGGTACGGGAACCGGTCCAGGGTGTCGGTGTGCGCAGTCAGACCGGTGGGCGGCGCTTGGTTCTTGGTGAGGAAGGCGACCCGGATGTCGATGACGTCTTCCGCGAATGTCCGGCCGTTCGGGTACGCGGCAGGCTTGGACGGGTCGAAGTGCAGCACGTCCGGCAGCAGGCCGTGCTCGTCGAGCGCGGTGATCGCCTCCTCACGCGAGTAGCCGCCGGTGTGGCCCAACAGGTGGACGAACTGGTCCGTCCACCTGGCCCGGTCGTTGACCGGCTCGCCGGCGTTGTACTCCTCCTTCGTGTCGTCGGTGTTGAAGAAGCTGCTCATCGACGGGTGCCCGGCCCGGTCCGCGTGGACGAGTTCGCCGTCGCGCAGGACGCTGCACCGGCCCCAGATGTGCAGCTCGGTCTTGGGGGCCAGCTCCGCGGTCGGCAGTTCGATGGCCATGGAGAAGACGTTGGCCGTGCTGTTCGAGTCGACGCCGGTCCAAGGGGACTTTCCGCCCAGATGCGGCGCGGTGAAATTCCGGTTGCCGCTGGTGTCGAACAGATCCTTGATTCCGTCGAAGTCGAAGAAAAAGGCGTCGCTGCGGCTGCCGGCGGCCACCTTGTAGTCACCGCTGTCGACCACGTCGGCCCGGGGACCGAAGGAGACGGCGGCATCCGACACGATCTTGGTGCCGACCGCCTCGGGCCTGCGGGACTCCGTGCCGGTTGCCATGAAGACGCTGTAGGTCTGCGAGCCGTCGGCTGCCGGCGGGCCGAAGACCCAGCTGAAGGCGACGTCGGTCAGGTAGTCGCCGTCGTTGTCGACGTTCAGGCGGTAAACGGCGTCGGGGTGCAGGGCATCGGCGTTGGGATTGGCGTTGAGGATGAGAACGGTCCTGCTCGGATCGCCGGGAGCCCCGAAGGCGTACAGATCGCACAGATCGAGACGCTGGTCGCCGAGTGGTGGCCCAAGGCTGAGGCCGGTGAAGTGGTTGGACATGTCAGGCCCTTCCATTGCTCGCCCGCCGGAAAAAGCCACTAGAACGCTCGAACGGCCGTTCTGGGCACGTGAGATACACACATCTGGGCGGTGCGTCCACGCTAGCCGCCACAGGATTCCGTCCGTCGAGGGCGGAGGTACAGCCGGCAAACAACGCTCGAATGGGTCACCGACAGGCGAGCCGGGCCTGGGCGCACCTCCCACAGTGAGCACATCAGCCGGACGCGGCTCGCCCCCAGGCTGCTGCGCTTCCACCGGTTCGCCGGGGTCAGCGCCCCCTGCTCACCGCGCATCAGCGGGGCGGCGTTCACCCAGATGCGATGGTGGTTCCACGCACAGTGATACCGCGCACATCGGCGGCGAGCGTCTGGGGCGGTTGCTGCCAAGCAGGCGCTCCCCTGCCCGTCAGGACAACATGCAGCCCCTCGCCGCCCACATGCGCGCCGATTTCCCTCTGGAAGCACTGGAGATGGCCATGTGAGGGCGTGAAACCAAGGAGCAATCGGGCCTGATTCATCCCAGCGACCGCGCTCCCCCGAGGCCCACTCGTGCCCTTCAAGAAGACCGTCGCACGATCGGGCCTCCTTGCGTGTCTCGCCCGCGCGGCCGGCCGGTAAAGCGGACGATAATCATCCCCATCGGGTGGCCGCCAGGGCGTCCCCGGCCCCGACTCATCGAGATCCCGCTGCAGGTCAGGCCGCCAGACTGGTCCACATCCCGCATCGTCGGAAATTATTGACCGATCGTTCCGTCTGGTGTTCACTGTCGGGTATTGACGCAGGCGCCGCTCTGGCCCTGCCGCGCGTGCGGGCGGGCGGGCGGGTCGATGTAATGACCGGGGCGTCGCACGGAGGCCGACGGCCGCCCCGTCCCACCGGTTGCGTCCGCTGGCGGCCGGGGCACACCGGTCCGACCACGAAGCGTCTCGCACTTGGCCTGCCGGGCATCGGCGACCTCGAACCGCGCCGCCTGCCGACAGCCGTACGGGATCCCGTCCAACGGCAGCACCAGCGGGCCTGCGGTGGCGAGAGCAGTACAGGCCGCGAAAGTACGCGCTGGGTAGGACGCGTTACGGGGCCACCACCAGGGTCTGAGGGGCGAGTGCCTTCATCTGCATGCGTAGCCAGCCGAGTTGTGTGCCGGTGTCAGGACTGCAGTCGCTGACTGCGTGGATGAGGTCTCGATCGCGAACGGCGTGGGCTGCCTGCCCGATGAGTTGCCAGGTGATGTCGACGAGCGTGGCCAGCTGGTAGAGGTCTTGCAGGTCGCGCAACAGACCGGCTGGGCCGGTCCGCACAGCGGTCAGCCCTTGCGCGTGGAGGCGTTCGGGCGCGAGCTCGCTCGGATCTTCGTATCGTGCTCGGATGTGGGCGAGTGTCTCGGCATGCTCAGCGCACTGTCCGTAGAAGCGAGCGGTGGTCCAATGCACGTCGGCGTCGGCCGCGTGGCCCTCGGAGACCAGCTCGTAGCTGTGTCCCAGGGTCTTTTCGGCCGTCTGCAGGAAGTCGAGGTAAGTGATGAGGTGCATGGTGTCCCTACTTCTGTGCCGTGCCGTCCAGAGGACGCACCGGTGCTGAGGCCGTGGTGGTGGGAGCGGGCGCGGGTCCGTGGCCGGCGCTGATCCGTTGCAGAGCGACTGCAGCGACTTTGAACTCCGGCTGTTTGGAAACCGGATCCCATCCAGTGACTGTGAGCTCGTTGGCGGCGGTGTCAGTGCCTCCGTAGTGCCAGGGGGCGAACACCACCCCTTCTCGGGTGTGGGAAATCCGGGCGGGTGCCTGGATGCTGCCGCGCCGCGAGGTGACGCGCACAATGTCGCCTTCGCTGATGCCGAGTCGCTGGGCGTCGGGCTCGGAGATTTCCACCCACATCGAGGGCGCTGCGTCGTTGAGTTGGGGGCTGCGGCTGGTCTTGGTACGTGTGTGCCAGTGGTACAGGGTGCGGCCGGTGGTGAACCGTAGTGGATAGGCAGCGTCTGGCTCTTCGAACGGTGGCTCGTAGGCA from Streptomyces sp. NBC_01707 includes the following:
- a CDS encoding TetR/AcrR family transcriptional regulator; its protein translation is MSQQQVLPAPEAPAKTLRRDAQRNRDAIVAAAREAFAVQGLGASLEGVARQAGVAIGTLYRHFPSRLALVEELFAAKFAHLLDAAEAAVAMDDAWEGFCYYLERLCELQACDRAFNDLISSRLPTRAVCGQANERSQELSAQLFRNARQQGVLRDDVTPEDLAFVIWSQAGIIQATRTVAPNAWRRHLHLMLDAFRPQGAHELPEPPLTPHQVEQSLSVFECREQESSECHEED
- a CDS encoding MerR family transcriptional regulator, yielding MTADDSFGRLDDDDYPAYTMGRAAEMLGATQGFLRAIGEARLITPLRSEGGHRRYSRYQLRIAARARELVDQGTPIEAACRIVILEDQLEEAQRINAEYRRAAEASGPPAA
- a CDS encoding SpoIIE family protein phosphatase; the encoded protein is MHGLVMGLVSFYRDRSRPDPFDEEDLALATQLASRTALCIDNARRFTREHAIATTLQLSLLPHAPPTTSAVDSSHCYFPGRYGAHWFDVIPLACARVALVIGFVPGEGLDASATMGRLRSAAATLAGLELPPDELLVHLDDVVQRMAHERSADPRTLHQARPPLTANCVYAAYDPVTRRCAVAAAGQDGPLLTHPNGTVTEFGVPRGAPLSHGAPYEMSERELPEGTLLTFYSDSVSGRYPSEADERLSRIREAVARPVAPAEVCDTIAYTVLRKPFQDGAALLVARTHSLAPARVGSWIFPAEAQSVSDARHAARECLTRWDLDDHIPTTDLIVSELATNVIRHAQGPIRLRLILDRALSTEVSDDADTVPHLRHARLQDEGGRGLFIVASLAQHWGTRYEETGKTIWAEQDPAAG
- a CDS encoding PAS domain-containing protein, giving the protein MSPGRGEWFEKALFEQAEAGLEVYDTDLLVLRANPAALGMRGLPRSSVVGTPLADLDTGIPMSAVIREALGSDTVRDQHVVGYTGADPEHRHDYSVTGYRLQDGSHRIVGAAGMIHDVSVSMKNRRGLELLSTARARIGNTLDSLRTAQELAEVVFPEFADAVAVDLLESVLTGDAPLSPVRSSLPMRRAAFRAREGQYGAYPVGAASYYAFPTPYTQALADLRPRLVDPVNKAGAWLAHDPARAEYIARAGIHSLIVAPRARAGHGPGQLLP
- a CDS encoding DUF4331 family protein produces the protein MSNHFTGLSLGPPLGDQRLDLCDLYAFGAPGDPSRTVLILNANPNADALHPDAVYRLNVDNDGDYLTDVAFSWVFGPPAADGSQTYSVFMATGTESRRPEAVGTKIVSDAAVSFGPRADVVDSGDYKVAAGSRSDAFFFDFDGIKDLFDTSGNRNFTAPHLGGKSPWTGVDSNSTANVFSMAIELPTAELAPKTELHIWGRCSVLRDGELVHADRAGHPSMSSFFNTDDTKEEYNAGEPVNDRARWTDQFVHLLGHTGGYSREEAITALDEHGLLPDVLHFDPSKPAAYPNGRTFAEDVIDIRVAFLTKNQAPPTGLTAHTDTLDRFPYLGDPHPATTT